One part of the Sphingobacterium sp. LZ7M1 genome encodes these proteins:
- a CDS encoding major royal jelly family protein, with amino-acid sequence MMMKTLPLYILLAISFIFNAMAQKQDPNLQVVASFGKSQPIGVSVSSDNRVFVSFPHKDPYLFGLTEIVNGERKAFPNAEWNAVEGDYKEHFVNVQDIYVDTDDQLWVLDSKPAPSGSIFGKEGGSDKKEGQFKLVQIDLKSNQVKQVFTFEDLDKSKSGLNDVRVDTDKKLAYLSDPGQASVIVLDLQTGKSRKLLSNSSFTLAKPDVVLAYHGKEMRDKDGNPFRSNVNGIALTKDNKWFYFKPINAMNLYRIETKYLADANLTDEALKSKVEDMGEVGITHGLVADQEGNIYLTTSLDYSIRRLTPEGKLEIVVQDPRLLWPDSLGVGSDGYLYFSCAQMQLLPQWNGGKDLVQYPYEVYRVKVL; translated from the coding sequence ATGATGATGAAAACTTTACCCTTATATATCCTATTAGCTATTTCCTTTATTTTCAATGCTATGGCCCAAAAACAAGATCCTAATCTGCAGGTGGTAGCTTCCTTTGGGAAGTCGCAACCCATCGGTGTCTCTGTTTCTTCTGATAACCGAGTATTTGTTTCCTTTCCACATAAGGATCCCTATCTATTTGGATTGACCGAGATCGTCAATGGCGAACGCAAAGCCTTTCCAAATGCAGAATGGAATGCTGTGGAAGGCGACTATAAGGAGCATTTTGTCAATGTGCAGGATATCTATGTGGATACCGATGATCAATTGTGGGTTTTAGATTCCAAACCTGCTCCTTCAGGTTCCATCTTTGGAAAAGAGGGGGGAAGCGATAAGAAAGAAGGACAGTTTAAGCTGGTTCAGATAGATTTGAAGAGCAATCAGGTAAAGCAAGTATTTACGTTTGAAGATTTGGACAAGAGCAAATCGGGCTTAAATGATGTTCGTGTTGATACAGATAAAAAATTGGCTTACCTATCCGACCCTGGTCAGGCATCTGTAATCGTTCTAGATCTCCAGACCGGGAAAAGTAGAAAGCTCTTGAGCAATAGTAGCTTTACCTTGGCAAAACCAGATGTGGTTCTAGCTTATCATGGAAAGGAGATGCGGGATAAGGATGGTAATCCATTCAGATCAAATGTCAATGGTATTGCACTGACCAAGGACAATAAGTGGTTTTATTTTAAACCGATCAATGCGATGAACCTGTATAGGATTGAAACCAAGTACCTGGCGGATGCAAATCTGACTGATGAAGCCCTAAAATCCAAGGTGGAAGATATGGGTGAAGTCGGGATTACGCATGGTCTTGTCGCTGATCAGGAAGGAAACATCTATCTGACGACTTCCCTTGATTATTCGATTCGTCGGTTGACTCCAGAAGGTAAATTGGAAATCGTGGTTCAGGATCCGCGCCTGCTTTGGCCAGATTCCTTAGGAGTTGGGTCGGATGGCTACCTGTATTTCTCATGTGCGCAAATGCAGTTGTTGCCGCAATGGAATGGAGGGAAGGATTTGGTACAATATCCTTATGAGGTCTATCGGGTGAAGGTCTTATAG
- a CDS encoding DUF1080 domain-containing protein — translation MMRNTYLKSVFKGTFGLLLLSSLTISCQQANKSADGWENLFNGKDLTGWKPLAGKADYHVEDDAIVGVMTKGLPNSFLVTDKEYGDFILELEVKLEGSTTNSGVQTRSHFDSTANNGTGKVYGRQMDIDPTDRGWTGGIYDEGRREWLYPLDLNPNAKTAFKPNEFNHYRIEAIGNETRTWVNGVPAAFVVDSLDDAGFIALQVHAIPDSLDGKKVYFKNIRIQTKDLKPQEFPKDVYVVNTRANDLSEAEKAAGYSLLFNGKDSQGWHSARGDKFPEKGWKIENGLIEVMKSDGAESTNGGDIVTDKQYKAFDLSFDFKLTPGANSGVKYFVTLDEKTAGSAIGPEYQILDDELHPDAKLGKDGNRTLASLYDLITSDRNPRPRKPIGEWNRGRIVVTPDNHVTYYLNGFKMLEFVRGSEDFRKLVAGSKYKDWEKFGEAEQGHILLQDHGDAVAFRSIKIKEL, via the coding sequence ATGATGAGAAATACCTATTTGAAATCTGTTTTTAAAGGCACATTCGGACTTCTTCTATTGAGTTCATTGACTATTTCCTGCCAACAAGCAAATAAAAGTGCGGATGGATGGGAAAACCTGTTCAATGGCAAGGATCTGACTGGCTGGAAACCTTTGGCTGGAAAGGCAGATTATCATGTTGAAGATGATGCGATCGTTGGAGTAATGACGAAAGGTTTGCCAAATTCCTTTTTGGTAACGGATAAGGAATATGGCGATTTTATATTGGAGTTGGAGGTTAAACTGGAAGGCAGCACAACCAACTCAGGTGTGCAGACCCGGAGCCATTTTGATTCAACCGCCAATAATGGTACTGGAAAGGTCTATGGCCGCCAGATGGACATCGACCCTACCGACAGAGGTTGGACCGGAGGAATCTACGATGAAGGCCGGAGGGAATGGCTTTACCCATTGGACCTAAACCCGAATGCGAAAACGGCATTTAAGCCAAATGAATTCAACCACTACCGGATCGAGGCCATCGGCAATGAAACCAGAACTTGGGTGAACGGTGTGCCAGCAGCTTTTGTGGTAGATAGCTTGGATGATGCTGGATTTATAGCACTGCAGGTCCATGCGATCCCAGATTCATTGGATGGTAAGAAGGTTTATTTTAAGAATATCCGTATTCAGACCAAAGACCTGAAGCCCCAAGAATTCCCTAAGGATGTTTATGTGGTTAACACCCGTGCCAATGATCTTTCGGAAGCCGAAAAGGCAGCCGGATATAGCTTGCTCTTCAATGGCAAGGACAGCCAAGGCTGGCATAGCGCTCGTGGCGATAAGTTTCCAGAAAAAGGTTGGAAGATCGAAAACGGCTTGATTGAAGTAATGAAATCGGATGGTGCGGAATCGACCAACGGTGGCGACATCGTTACTGATAAACAGTACAAGGCTTTTGACCTTTCCTTTGATTTTAAACTGACTCCCGGAGCTAATTCGGGTGTGAAATACTTTGTGACCCTGGATGAAAAAACAGCTGGATCTGCTATCGGTCCAGAATATCAGATCTTGGATGATGAACTTCACCCCGATGCTAAATTAGGAAAAGATGGCAATCGTACCTTGGCTTCCTTGTATGACTTGATCACTTCGGATCGCAATCCAAGACCTAGAAAACCAATTGGGGAATGGAACCGCGGCAGAATCGTGGTTACGCCGGATAATCATGTCACCTATTACCTAAATGGCTTCAAGATGTTGGAATTTGTAAGAGGCTCAGAAGATTTCAGGAAACTGGTGGCTGGAAGTAAGTACAAGGACTGGGAAAAATTTGGCGAGGCGGAACAAGGCCATATCCTACTGCAAGACCATGGGGACGCCGTAGCATTCAGGAGCATCAAGATTAAAGAATTATAG
- a CDS encoding Smr/MutS family protein, which produces MSLSKPPKTVDLHAEAFLADLDSYELDELLAETIDYLREQLDAAIYWGYPEIKFIHGKGKGALKNAVYEELKIYKQSNAISHFHPSYANEDIVVVVIGL; this is translated from the coding sequence ATGTCCCTATCCAAGCCCCCCAAAACTGTCGACCTGCATGCCGAAGCATTCTTGGCCGATTTGGACAGTTATGAACTGGATGAACTATTGGCTGAAACGATAGATTACCTTAGGGAACAGCTGGACGCTGCGATTTATTGGGGCTATCCGGAAATCAAGTTTATCCATGGAAAAGGCAAAGGAGCCCTTAAAAACGCGGTCTACGAGGAATTAAAGATCTACAAGCAATCCAATGCCATCAGTCATTTCCATCCCTCCTATGCCAATGAAGATATTGTAGTGGTGGTAATCGGGCTATAA
- a CDS encoding site-specific integrase, with protein sequence MKSKNTFGIQFLLRLPKNKKDEMATVYARITVNGRRTEISLKSKVSINNWDEVKGRAKGKRQEIVKLNSHMEQVRSLIFDCYHQLVQQNKTVTIEAVKSVYLGEDIEETMTLLKLVEYHKQVAVSKLAPGTMKNYYTTETYIQKFIKQKYGKKDIPLDELNYRFILDFENFLNDYKPKDHHKPINNNGVMKHMERLRKMVNLAVTMDWLVRDPFAKYKLRFEKVERGHLSKEELTVLLNKSFSIERLQSVSDMFIFSCYTGLAYIDIFNLTPENISKGIDGKDWLTTKRQKTDTTVRVPLLPEASDLLKKYRGHPVAEANGTIFPVISNQRMNGYLKEIAEICGINKNLTFHLARHTFATTVTLSNGVPIESVSKMLGHASIRTTQIYAKVLEHKLSEDMHKLEVRMASQD encoded by the coding sequence ATGAAGAGTAAAAACACTTTTGGGATTCAATTCCTGTTACGGTTGCCCAAGAACAAGAAAGACGAAATGGCCACTGTTTATGCAAGGATTACAGTAAACGGCCGTAGAACTGAAATTTCCCTAAAAAGCAAAGTATCGATCAACAATTGGGACGAAGTAAAAGGAAGAGCAAAAGGAAAACGCCAAGAAATCGTAAAGCTGAACAGCCACATGGAGCAGGTACGCTCCCTTATTTTCGATTGTTATCACCAGTTGGTGCAGCAAAATAAAACCGTTACCATTGAAGCGGTTAAATCTGTCTACCTAGGCGAGGACATAGAGGAAACAATGACTCTTCTAAAGCTAGTGGAATACCATAAACAAGTGGCAGTAAGTAAACTTGCCCCCGGTACCATGAAAAATTATTATACCACCGAAACCTATATTCAAAAATTTATAAAACAAAAATATGGAAAAAAAGACATACCGTTGGATGAACTGAACTATCGGTTCATTTTGGATTTTGAAAACTTCCTTAATGACTACAAACCTAAAGATCATCATAAGCCCATAAATAATAATGGGGTGATGAAACATATGGAACGTTTGCGGAAGATGGTCAATTTGGCTGTTACGATGGATTGGCTGGTTAGGGATCCATTTGCCAAATACAAACTTCGGTTTGAAAAGGTAGAAAGAGGCCATTTGTCAAAAGAGGAGCTAACTGTTTTGCTTAATAAATCCTTTTCAATAGAGCGTCTGCAATCCGTGTCGGACATGTTCATTTTTAGTTGCTATACAGGTCTTGCTTACATCGACATTTTTAACCTGACCCCCGAAAATATTTCAAAAGGAATCGACGGAAAAGATTGGTTGACGACAAAAAGACAAAAGACCGATACAACGGTTCGAGTTCCTTTGCTGCCCGAGGCTTCAGATCTTCTTAAGAAGTACAGAGGGCATCCGGTAGCTGAGGCGAATGGAACGATCTTCCCTGTCATATCCAACCAGCGAATGAACGGTTATTTAAAAGAGATCGCAGAAATTTGCGGCATCAATAAAAATTTAACGTTCCATCTCGCAAGGCATACTTTTGCTACAACGGTGACATTAAGCAATGGTGTGCCAATTGAATCGGTGAGTAAAATGCTTGGCCATGCATCTATACGTACCACCCAAATTTATGCTAAGGTGTTGGAACATAAGCTAAGTGAGGATATGCACAAGTTAGAGGTTAGAATGGCTTCCCAGGATTAG
- a CDS encoding DUF932 domain-containing protein translates to MAHNINYNEKTGRYSFFSVQQKAWHGLGQIVEQYPTSEEAIRHAGLDYEVVKSPLFTKGSGITETADGIEIGSNELEVPNCFANIRTDNNAVLGVVGKDYHIVQNREAFSFFDAIVGGGEGILYETAGALGKGERIFITAKLPDYIRVGNGDDVTEKYIFLTTSHDGSGSITAAFTPIRIVCQNTLNASLRNMTNVVRIKHTSGAKQRIENAHRIMGLANTLSDQLQGIFNDWTTIRATDQEVRKLIQLALCPNKETLELIKKGAEDEISTMFKNAVNDAFAYAMTSDTQQMDTTKGTLFGAYNAVTGYFQNVRNYRDDEAKLQSIVLGGTAQMKGQKAFDLCTAFATDGAEILNLN, encoded by the coding sequence ATGGCACATAACATCAATTACAACGAGAAAACAGGACGTTATTCATTCTTTAGCGTTCAGCAAAAAGCGTGGCACGGTCTGGGGCAAATCGTAGAGCAGTACCCCACAAGCGAGGAAGCTATCCGACACGCAGGGTTAGATTACGAGGTAGTCAAATCCCCTCTGTTTACCAAAGGTTCGGGCATTACCGAAACCGCAGACGGTATCGAGATAGGCAGTAACGAACTGGAAGTACCTAACTGTTTCGCCAACATACGCACCGATAACAATGCCGTATTGGGCGTAGTGGGTAAAGATTACCACATCGTACAAAACCGTGAAGCGTTCAGTTTCTTTGATGCTATCGTAGGAGGTGGCGAGGGTATTCTGTACGAAACCGCAGGGGCATTGGGCAAAGGCGAACGCATTTTTATCACAGCCAAATTGCCCGACTATATCCGTGTAGGCAATGGCGATGATGTTACGGAAAAATACATCTTCCTTACCACAAGCCACGACGGAAGCGGAAGTATTACCGCAGCGTTTACGCCTATCCGTATCGTTTGCCAAAACACCCTTAACGCTTCATTGCGGAATATGACCAATGTAGTCCGTATCAAGCACACATCGGGAGCAAAACAGCGTATCGAGAATGCACATAGGATAATGGGGTTAGCCAACACATTGAGCGACCAGCTACAGGGTATTTTCAATGACTGGACAACGATAAGGGCAACAGACCAAGAGGTCAGAAAGCTAATCCAATTGGCACTATGCCCGAACAAAGAAACCCTTGAGCTCATCAAAAAAGGTGCTGAAGACGAAATATCAACAATGTTTAAAAATGCCGTGAACGATGCGTTTGCCTATGCAATGACGAGTGATACGCAACAAATGGACACTACAAAAGGCACATTGTTCGGAGCATACAATGCTGTTACAGGCTACTTCCAAAATGTACGCAATTACAGGGATGACGAAGCCAAGTTACAGAGTATTGTATTGGGTGGAACGGCTCAAATGAAAGGACAAAAAGCATTTGACCTATGTACAGCCTTTGCGACAGACGGTGCGGAAATCCTAAACCTCAATTAG
- a CDS encoding single-stranded DNA-binding protein, which translates to MNITGRLTRNAEVRTLSNEKQVVNFSVAVNDSYRNKQGERVEQTTYFDCAYWITPNVARLLTKGTLVELTGRVSPRAWVNKDGEPRAGLNFHTSQIKLHGGSNRAETVQVTAKAENNSIAGISTEDDLPF; encoded by the coding sequence ATGAACATCACAGGCAGACTGACAAGAAATGCGGAAGTACGCACATTGTCGAACGAAAAACAGGTGGTAAACTTTTCAGTAGCGGTAAACGACAGCTACCGTAACAAACAGGGCGAACGAGTAGAGCAAACCACCTACTTCGATTGTGCCTACTGGATAACTCCAAACGTGGCAAGGCTACTGACAAAAGGCACTTTGGTAGAACTCACAGGGCGTGTAAGTCCGAGAGCGTGGGTAAACAAAGACGGAGAACCAAGAGCAGGACTTAATTTCCATACCTCACAAATCAAATTGCACGGAGGTAGCAATAGAGCCGAAACCGTACAGGTTACTGCAAAAGCAGAAAACAACAGCATTGCAGGAATATCAACCGAGGACGACCTCCCATTTTAA
- a CDS encoding Gfo/Idh/MocA family oxidoreductase, translated as MNHYFSRRSFLKKSIIAGGALTMASSPLGNILMAKPNERVNLAAIGIGNRGGEILMDLYKTGLCNIVALCDVDMGAKHTEAAIKQFPDVPRFQDFRQMFDKMGNQIDAVTVGVPDFSHFPITMMALDLGKHVYVEKPMARTFLEVELMMEKAKKNPKLATQMGNQGHSDANYFQYKAWTEAGIIKDVTQIVGHMNMPRRWHGWDVNIKNFPAAEPIPSTIDWDLWQMQTIGHNYNKDFINGQWRCWFDFGMGALGDWGAHILDTSHEFLKLGLPTEVGAEMLEGHNSFFFPMSSTLKFSFPKRKGMPALDIMWYDGINNLPPIPEGYGVSGLDPNIPPPSTGNLEPAKLNPGKIIYGKDLTFKGGSHGSTLSIIPEQKAKNIANKLPEVPASPSNHFANFLKACKGEEKTRSPFEIAGPLSQVFCLGVIAQRLNGKFKFDPVKKEITNDKFANALLIGPPPRTGFEQYYKV; from the coding sequence ATGAATCATTATTTTTCGAGAAGAAGTTTTTTAAAGAAATCCATTATTGCGGGTGGAGCCTTGACGATGGCAAGCAGTCCATTGGGAAATATCTTGATGGCCAAGCCAAATGAAAGGGTCAACCTAGCGGCGATTGGGATTGGGAATAGAGGTGGAGAAATCCTGATGGATCTATATAAAACGGGTTTATGTAATATTGTTGCGCTATGTGATGTGGATATGGGGGCTAAGCATACGGAAGCTGCCATCAAGCAATTTCCAGATGTTCCACGTTTTCAGGACTTCCGCCAGATGTTCGATAAGATGGGTAATCAGATCGATGCGGTGACGGTCGGAGTTCCAGATTTTTCCCATTTCCCGATTACCATGATGGCGCTTGACCTGGGGAAACATGTCTATGTAGAGAAACCTATGGCGCGCACCTTTTTAGAGGTAGAGCTGATGATGGAAAAAGCTAAGAAGAACCCAAAATTGGCGACCCAGATGGGTAACCAAGGCCATTCCGATGCCAATTACTTCCAGTATAAGGCATGGACCGAGGCGGGGATCATCAAAGATGTGACCCAGATCGTCGGTCATATGAATATGCCGCGCAGATGGCATGGATGGGATGTCAATATCAAGAATTTCCCAGCTGCAGAACCCATTCCTAGCACAATCGATTGGGATCTTTGGCAGATGCAGACCATCGGTCATAATTACAACAAAGACTTTATCAATGGGCAATGGCGTTGCTGGTTCGATTTCGGAATGGGAGCTTTAGGCGATTGGGGTGCACATATCCTCGATACTTCCCATGAATTCCTGAAATTGGGCTTACCGACCGAGGTAGGGGCAGAGATGCTGGAAGGACATAATTCCTTCTTCTTCCCGATGTCATCCACCTTGAAATTCAGCTTCCCTAAGCGCAAGGGCATGCCAGCCTTGGATATCATGTGGTATGATGGTATCAATAACCTGCCTCCAATTCCAGAAGGATATGGCGTATCGGGACTGGATCCGAATATTCCGCCGCCAAGCACCGGTAACCTAGAGCCAGCTAAATTAAACCCGGGTAAGATCATTTATGGCAAAGACCTAACCTTTAAGGGCGGTTCACATGGCAGTACACTATCTATCATTCCTGAACAGAAGGCAAAGAATATCGCGAATAAACTTCCAGAAGTTCCGGCATCACCTTCCAATCACTTTGCAAACTTCCTGAAGGCCTGTAAAGGAGAGGAGAAGACGCGTTCACCGTTTGAAATCGCAGGGCCGTTGAGCCAAGTTTTCTGCCTTGGCGTGATCGCGCAGCGCTTGAACGGAAAATTTAAGTTCGATCCTGTCAAAAAAGAGATTACAAATGATAAATTTGCAAATGCACTCTTGATCGGACCTCCGCCTAGGACCGGGTTCGAACAATACTATAAAGTTTAA
- a CDS encoding DUF4954 family protein: MGYIIKIPLNRIGYDFIPADYLPKGKDEYYLRFEQNKSNKQYRNLTEEEIRILELNHNESTDWNDVLVTDKFLPKQIKRSKFFGLVRIGDMEEVYLEYRDIRLPVGIYNSQIISCDLGDCVALHQVRYIAHFIVGNEVILLNVNEMETSSNAKFGNGILKVGDPDKSRIFLELCNENGGRSVLPFDGMQAADVYLWTRNRQDKELQQRFFDITNEKFNDIRGYYSEIGDRTVIKNSHTFKNVKIGSDAYIKGISKLKNVTINSTAEAYTQIGEGCELVNGIIGYGCRVFYGVKAVRFILSSYSQLKYGARLINSFLGDNSTISCCEVLNSLIFPAHEQHHNNSFLCAALIKGQSNMAAGATVGSNHNSRGADGEIIAGRGFWPGLCVSLKHNSRFASYTLIVKGDFLHELDIKFPFSLVSNDVTHDRLIIVPGYWFMYNMYALMRNTNKFISRDKRSFKNQYFEYDILAPDTVNEIFTGIKEIEQAVSKSLNTDNPEAWLNNNEKAVDEIFLDNAEFSKRKVVLLKPKEAYQLFKKLARYYAVCQVLEHVDPMDFNKTIQALVNAGLKREEFENVGSQLVPVSKLDQLLQDLKDKKINSWDEMHKNYHHLSDAYIQDKLKHSLASLQEVTEADTAEWNADFWNKLFDEALETKKWICDEIYNSRSKDYHNPFRLMVYENEDEMNEVVGRLEDNSFINQQSAEFEGFQNKVQEFKAQF; this comes from the coding sequence ATGGGATACATAATAAAGATACCATTAAATCGGATTGGGTATGATTTCATACCCGCCGATTATCTACCAAAGGGAAAAGACGAGTACTACCTTCGTTTTGAACAAAACAAATCCAACAAGCAATATAGAAATCTGACCGAGGAAGAGATCCGCATCCTCGAGCTCAATCATAATGAATCTACCGATTGGAATGATGTGCTCGTTACGGATAAATTTCTTCCGAAACAGATCAAAAGATCCAAGTTCTTTGGTTTGGTCAGGATCGGCGATATGGAAGAGGTCTACCTTGAATATCGCGATATCCGCTTGCCGGTCGGGATCTATAATTCCCAGATCATTTCATGTGATCTAGGGGACTGCGTGGCCCTGCATCAGGTCCGTTATATTGCCCATTTCATCGTTGGGAACGAGGTTATCTTGCTCAATGTAAATGAAATGGAGACCAGCTCGAATGCAAAATTCGGGAATGGAATCTTAAAGGTCGGTGACCCGGACAAGAGCAGGATCTTTTTGGAGCTTTGCAATGAGAATGGTGGCCGTTCGGTTCTTCCATTTGATGGCATGCAAGCTGCCGATGTCTATCTATGGACACGCAACAGACAAGATAAAGAATTACAGCAACGCTTTTTTGATATCACCAATGAAAAATTCAATGATATCAGAGGCTACTATAGTGAAATCGGTGATCGTACCGTAATCAAGAATTCCCATACCTTCAAAAACGTTAAGATCGGTTCAGATGCCTATATCAAGGGTATCTCTAAACTGAAAAACGTAACGATCAATTCCACCGCTGAGGCCTATACTCAGATTGGTGAGGGTTGTGAGCTGGTCAACGGGATCATTGGCTATGGCTGTAGGGTATTCTATGGGGTGAAGGCAGTTCGTTTTATCCTATCATCCTATTCGCAGCTGAAATATGGTGCCAGATTGATCAACTCTTTCTTGGGAGATAATTCTACCATTTCCTGCTGTGAGGTCCTTAATTCGCTTATTTTCCCTGCGCATGAGCAGCACCATAACAATTCATTCTTGTGTGCAGCCTTGATCAAAGGTCAGAGCAATATGGCTGCGGGAGCAACTGTAGGGTCCAACCATAATTCAAGAGGTGCGGATGGCGAGATTATCGCAGGTCGTGGCTTTTGGCCTGGGCTGTGTGTGAGCTTAAAGCACAATTCCAGGTTTGCATCCTATACCCTGATCGTAAAAGGCGATTTCTTGCATGAACTGGATATCAAATTCCCGTTTTCTTTAGTGAGCAATGATGTTACCCATGACCGCTTGATCATCGTTCCGGGCTATTGGTTTATGTACAATATGTATGCATTGATGCGTAACACCAATAAATTCATCAGTAGAGATAAACGTTCCTTCAAGAACCAATATTTCGAATATGATATCTTGGCGCCAGATACGGTGAATGAGATATTTACAGGAATCAAGGAAATTGAACAAGCTGTCAGTAAATCCTTGAATACCGATAATCCTGAAGCATGGTTGAACAATAATGAAAAGGCTGTCGATGAAATCTTCCTAGACAATGCGGAATTCTCTAAGCGCAAGGTTGTGTTGCTGAAACCAAAGGAAGCCTATCAATTATTCAAGAAATTAGCTCGTTATTATGCGGTCTGCCAGGTTTTGGAGCATGTTGACCCGATGGATTTCAACAAAACTATCCAAGCCTTGGTCAACGCAGGATTGAAAAGAGAGGAATTTGAGAACGTCGGTAGCCAATTGGTTCCAGTAAGTAAATTGGACCAGCTGCTACAGGACTTAAAAGACAAGAAAATCAACTCTTGGGATGAAATGCATAAAAACTACCATCACTTGAGTGATGCTTATATCCAAGATAAATTAAAGCATAGTTTAGCTTCCTTACAAGAGGTTACCGAAGCAGATACAGCTGAATGGAACGCTGATTTCTGGAACAAGCTATTTGATGAGGCCTTGGAAACCAAGAAATGGATCTGTGATGAAATCTATAATTCCAGAAGCAAGGATTACCACAATCCTTTCCGCTTGATGGTCTATGAAAATGAAGATGAGATGAATGAGGTGGTCGGTCGATTGGAAGACAATAGTTTTATCAATCAGCAAAGTGCCGAATTCGAGGGTTTCCAAAACAAAGTCCAAGAATTTAAAGCACAATTTTAG
- a CDS encoding DUF1080 domain-containing protein has product MIKQFAYGLAFTSMLGLGLTSCQNGTQDKADNQDKKEEVEHNPASQTIPEESKDLLGRWDLNVDKNGTQVPSWIEIKLSGFTTLVGYWVGDSGSSRPISHIKLQDGKFSFAIPPQWEGGTGDITIEGELAGAEIIGTITNNNGEKYTFTGTKAPYLNRTAEPTWGKPVELFNGKDLTGWKPSNDKNKWVVKDGILTNEDAGANLITEKAFEDFKLNLEFKYPEGSNSGVYLRGRYEVQIEDSPKDRHPGNLYFGAIYGFLTPNAMVTNGPNEWNNMEITLVGRVVSVAINGKTVIDKQEIPGITGGALDSKEGEPGPLYIQGDHGPIEFRKITITEGVK; this is encoded by the coding sequence ATGATCAAACAATTTGCTTACGGTTTAGCTTTCACCAGTATGCTTGGATTAGGCTTGACTTCGTGCCAAAACGGTACCCAGGATAAAGCAGACAATCAAGACAAAAAAGAAGAAGTGGAACACAACCCTGCATCTCAAACTATCCCAGAAGAATCAAAGGACCTATTGGGTCGTTGGGATTTGAACGTTGACAAGAATGGTACACAGGTGCCTTCCTGGATTGAAATCAAATTATCTGGATTCACTACTTTGGTAGGGTACTGGGTAGGAGATAGCGGCAGTAGCAGACCCATCTCCCATATCAAGCTTCAAGACGGAAAGTTCTCTTTCGCTATCCCACCACAATGGGAAGGTGGCACTGGGGATATCACGATTGAAGGTGAATTGGCAGGTGCTGAAATCATAGGTACCATAACCAACAATAATGGTGAAAAATATACTTTCACTGGTACAAAAGCACCTTACCTGAACCGTACTGCTGAACCAACATGGGGCAAGCCGGTGGAATTGTTCAATGGAAAAGATCTGACCGGTTGGAAACCATCAAACGATAAGAACAAATGGGTAGTTAAGGATGGCATCCTGACCAATGAAGATGCTGGTGCAAACCTGATCACTGAAAAAGCTTTCGAGGACTTTAAATTGAACCTGGAGTTCAAGTATCCTGAAGGCAGTAACTCTGGTGTTTACCTTAGAGGTCGTTACGAGGTTCAGATCGAAGACTCTCCAAAAGATAGACATCCCGGCAACCTTTATTTCGGTGCTATCTACGGATTCTTGACGCCGAATGCAATGGTTACCAATGGTCCTAATGAATGGAACAATATGGAGATCACGCTAGTTGGTCGTGTGGTATCTGTTGCTATCAACGGTAAAACGGTGATCGACAAACAGGAAATCCCTGGAATTACCGGTGGTGCACTTGATTCAAAAGAAGGCGAACCAGGACCACTTTATATACAAGGTGACCATGGTCCGATTGAATTTAGAAAAATTACGATTACGGAAGGGGTTAAATAG
- a CDS encoding helix-turn-helix domain-containing protein, whose amino-acid sequence MKVELITKEDLDSFKKELLEEIRRNRPHPRKAEKEPREWLKSYEIRELLGISAGTLQNLRLNGTLPFTKIGGLMYYRYEDIRKLMDGVDGS is encoded by the coding sequence ATGAAAGTAGAACTTATCACTAAAGAAGACTTAGATAGCTTTAAAAAGGAACTTCTTGAAGAAATCAGGAGAAATAGACCACATCCGAGAAAAGCCGAAAAGGAGCCTCGGGAATGGCTCAAGAGTTACGAGATCCGAGAATTATTGGGGATTTCAGCGGGGACACTCCAAAACCTTCGGCTAAACGGAACGTTACCGTTCACGAAAATCGGTGGATTGATGTATTATCGGTATGAAGATATCCGGAAACTAATGGATGGTGTTGATGGGAGTTAG